The nucleotide sequence CCGACCGTCCCTCGACCAGCGGACTGCCTGACGCCGCGGACCCCGACCTGTGGGACGCGGTCAAGGCACTTCCGTCCAAACAGCGGCAGGCGGTCGCCTACCACCACTTCGCCGGCCTGCCGTACCGCGACGTCGCCTCCCTCGTCGGAGGCACGCCGGACGCGGTACGCCGCGCCGCTTCGGACGGCATCAAGGCACTGAGAACCACCCTCGCCGGCACCCACGCGAAAGGAGTCACCCCATGAACGACACCAACGACACCGACGTCACCAACGACACCAACGACGCCAACGGCACACCGGACGACGACACCGCGGCCCTGCTCGCCCGCGCCGGCGTCTCCGCGGGCCCGGAGAGGCTGAGCAGACTGCACGGCAAACTCGAAGAGGCGGCGGCACGCGACGGGATCCTCGACGTCGCCTACACCACCGTCGACACCCCGGTCGGCCCGCTGCTGCTCGCGGCCACCGAGAAGGGCCTGGTCAGGGTCGCCTACGCCGTCGAGGACCACGACAAGGTCCTCGACACCCTGACCACCCGGCTGAGCCCCCGTGTGCTGCGCGCGCCACGCCGCCTGGACGCGGCGGCCCGCGAACTCGACGAGTACTTCAACGGCGCGAGGCAGGCCTTCGACCTCCCCCTCGACCTGGCGCTCTCCAAGGGCTTCCGGCAGCTCGTCCAGCGCCACCTCCCTGACATCGCCTACGGCCACACCCAGAGCTACGCGGAAGTGGCCCGCCTCGTCGGCAATCCCAAGGCGGTACGGGCGGTCGGCACGGCCTGCGCGACCAACCCGCTCCCCGTGGTCGTCCCCTGCCACCGCGTACTGCGCAGCGACGGCACACTGGGCGGCTACGCGGGCGGCCCCGACGCCAAGTCCATCCTGCTGAACCTGGAATCGGCGGCGTAAACGGCGAGGGGATTGGTACGGTCTCTGCCGTGAAGTGATCTCCCGGTGGCGGCGTGCGCCGCCACGGACGGCGCATGAGGCACACCGTCATGTCCCGCGCCCGCGCGGGCAGTTCCGTCCGGAGACTTCACGATGACCCCGCACGCGTCAGGGACCGGCCACCTGCTGGTGGACTGGGCCACGTTCCCGCCCGTCGGCCATGTGATCGAGGGCCTGCAGATCGCCGGCGCCTACGCCGCCGCGTACCCGCACCTG is from Streptomyces sp. NBC_00370 and encodes:
- a CDS encoding RNA polymerase sigma factor yields the protein MKPFEQVVTEHADTVLRVCRAVVGVHDVDDAWSETFLAAMRAYPELSEDANVEAWLVTIAHRKAVDITRARARHAIPVDELPDRPSTSGLPDAADPDLWDAVKALPSKQRQAVAYHHFAGLPYRDVASLVGGTPDAVRRAASDGIKALRTTLAGTHAKGVTP
- a CDS encoding methylated-DNA--[protein]-cysteine S-methyltransferase, which translates into the protein MNDTNDTDVTNDTNDANGTPDDDTAALLARAGVSAGPERLSRLHGKLEEAAARDGILDVAYTTVDTPVGPLLLAATEKGLVRVAYAVEDHDKVLDTLTTRLSPRVLRAPRRLDAAARELDEYFNGARQAFDLPLDLALSKGFRQLVQRHLPDIAYGHTQSYAEVARLVGNPKAVRAVGTACATNPLPVVVPCHRVLRSDGTLGGYAGGPDAKSILLNLESAA